In the genome of Streptomyces globosus, one region contains:
- a CDS encoding DEAD/DEAH box helicase, giving the protein MGAAPAGGTGSAHTSPHPDGADPVDRLDPVILHHVVNTLGWPDLRPLQRAAIDPLMDGEDAVLLAPTAGGKTEAACLPILSAMSARRWSGTSVLYLCPLKALLNNLVTRVDSYAQWLGRRAELWHGDTKESQRRRIRTDSPDILLTTPESLEAMLIGVKTDHARLLGGIRAVVVDEVHAFAGDDRGWHLLAVLERLEQVTGRPIQRIGLSATVGNPRQLLTWLQGSGAGKRPGRVVAPGLTLTQAATPTTAGAGGSLRPPGEVELDYVGSLDNASKLIAALHRGEKRLVFCESRRQVEELGAALRAREVTVFLSHASLSAEERARSEQAFAEARDCVIVSTSTLELGIDVGDLDRVIQIDSPRTVASFLQRIGRTGRRPGTTRNCLFLATGKDTLLQAAALLLLWGRGWVEPVTPPPEPRHLVAQQLLAATLQQHRIGDQAWQGMWNGLAPFDRSASPILRHLVNEGFLDEDSSMLFIGPEAERRFGRRHFIELTASFTAPPQFTVLSGRTEIGQTDPSVLTEERPGPRRLLLGGRSWQVTFIDWGRKRVFVEPVDGGGVAKWTGGSLAGLAFALTRSMRDVLLGADPLVSLTRRAESCLTEWREEDAPHITDSDGSLITRQGTDVRWWTWAGYRANATLAATLPSISDPVQRPTDCYVRLREDLTPDMWQKARTEADGGNALVLPDVDHRAVHGLKFSAALPHRLAMATVAARLADFDGARTILQGPVRFHTESLT; this is encoded by the coding sequence ATGGGCGCGGCCCCGGCGGGTGGGACAGGGTCCGCCCACACCAGCCCCCACCCGGACGGCGCTGATCCCGTCGACCGGCTCGATCCCGTCATCCTCCACCATGTCGTGAACACGCTCGGCTGGCCCGACCTGCGGCCTCTGCAGCGGGCCGCGATCGATCCCCTCATGGACGGCGAGGACGCAGTGCTGCTCGCCCCCACCGCGGGCGGCAAGACCGAGGCAGCGTGCCTGCCGATCCTGTCGGCGATGTCCGCCCGGCGCTGGTCCGGCACGTCCGTTCTCTACCTGTGCCCGCTCAAGGCACTCCTCAACAACCTGGTCACCCGTGTCGACTCCTACGCCCAGTGGCTCGGCCGCCGGGCCGAGCTGTGGCACGGAGACACCAAGGAGTCTCAGCGCAGGCGCATCCGTACGGACTCACCCGACATCCTCCTCACCACTCCTGAGTCCCTCGAAGCCATGCTCATCGGGGTCAAAACCGACCACGCCCGTCTTCTGGGCGGGATCCGGGCAGTCGTAGTGGACGAGGTGCACGCGTTCGCGGGCGACGACCGAGGCTGGCACCTCCTCGCTGTGCTGGAGCGTCTGGAACAGGTCACGGGACGCCCCATCCAGCGGATCGGCCTCTCTGCAACGGTCGGAAACCCTCGGCAACTGCTCACCTGGCTCCAGGGCTCCGGTGCGGGCAAGCGCCCGGGGCGGGTCGTCGCCCCCGGCCTCACCCTCACGCAGGCTGCGACCCCGACCACGGCCGGTGCGGGCGGGAGTCTTCGGCCGCCGGGAGAGGTGGAGCTGGACTACGTGGGGTCCCTCGACAACGCGTCCAAGTTGATCGCGGCCTTGCACCGGGGGGAGAAGCGGCTGGTCTTCTGCGAGTCCAGACGTCAGGTGGAGGAGCTGGGAGCAGCCCTGCGGGCGCGCGAAGTGACGGTGTTCCTCTCGCACGCCTCCCTCTCGGCCGAGGAAAGAGCCCGTTCGGAACAGGCCTTCGCCGAAGCACGCGACTGCGTCATCGTCTCCACCTCCACGCTGGAGCTGGGCATCGACGTGGGCGACCTGGACCGCGTCATCCAGATCGACTCGCCCCGCACCGTGGCCTCCTTTCTCCAGCGCATCGGCCGTACCGGCCGGCGCCCGGGGACGACTCGCAACTGTCTGTTCCTCGCCACCGGCAAGGACACCCTGCTGCAAGCCGCTGCCCTGCTGCTCCTCTGGGGGCGCGGCTGGGTCGAACCGGTCACACCCCCTCCGGAGCCTCGCCACCTCGTGGCGCAGCAGTTGCTCGCCGCCACGCTTCAGCAGCACCGCATCGGCGACCAGGCGTGGCAAGGGATGTGGAACGGGCTGGCTCCGTTCGACAGATCGGCTTCCCCCATCCTGCGCCACCTGGTGAACGAGGGGTTCCTCGATGAGGACAGCAGCATGCTCTTCATCGGTCCCGAGGCGGAGCGCCGATTCGGTCGGCGTCACTTCATCGAGTTGACTGCTTCGTTCACCGCTCCCCCGCAGTTCACGGTGCTGTCCGGCCGTACCGAAATCGGGCAGACGGACCCTTCCGTGTTGACGGAGGAACGGCCGGGACCTCGTCGATTGCTGCTCGGCGGGCGCAGCTGGCAGGTGACGTTCATCGACTGGGGGCGCAAGCGGGTCTTCGTCGAGCCGGTTGACGGTGGCGGCGTCGCCAAATGGACGGGCGGGTCGCTCGCCGGCCTCGCGTTCGCTCTGACCCGCTCGATGCGCGACGTACTGCTCGGAGCAGACCCCCTGGTTTCTCTCACCCGTCGGGCCGAGTCGTGCCTGACCGAGTGGCGCGAGGAGGATGCGCCTCACATCACCGATTCCGACGGCTCTCTGATCACTCGACAGGGGACGGATGTGCGGTGGTGGACGTGGGCCGGCTACCGGGCGAACGCGACGCTCGCCGCCACACTTCCGTCGATCAGTGACCCCGTCCAACGGCCGACGGACTGCTACGTACGGCTGCGAGAAGACCTGACACCCGACATGTGGCAGAAGGCTCGTACAGAGGCTGACGGTGGAAACGCACTGGTGCTGCCCGATGTCGACCACCGAGCGGTACACGGCCTGAAGTTCTCGGCAGCGCTACCCCACCGACTCGCCATGGCCACTGTTGCCGCGCGACTGGCCGACTTCGACGGAGCGCGCACGATCCTGCAGGGCCCAGTCCGTTTCCATACCGAATCCCTCACGTGA
- a CDS encoding NAD(P)H-dependent flavin oxidoreductase, whose translation MSAGRLGDLLGIALPVVQGPFGGGLSSVALAVAVSEGGGLGSYGAHILEPQEIADLVGELKARTSRPFAVNLWVPHPDEAGPWPDAAELAPHIRRLRPYYDELGLPAVAVEDVTPGPDFDAQVDALLAAAPPVISFVMGLPPRRVMDEARRRGIAVIGTATTVDEAVALERAGVDAVVASGADAGGHRGAFLRPVRESLVGTFSLVPQVADAVSVPVIAAGGIADGRGMAAALTLGADAVQIGTAFLATRESGASEAHKRALGSPEARTTVLTRLFTGRTARGIVNRFVRDMAPYEETVPAYPVQSALMQSVRREAGAQGREDLSSLWAGQAAALAGGACGARDYLSLLMDDFRARGGQGA comes from the coding sequence GTGAGCGCCGGACGCCTCGGTGATCTGCTGGGCATCGCACTTCCCGTCGTGCAGGGCCCGTTCGGCGGGGGCCTGTCCTCGGTCGCGCTGGCCGTGGCCGTGTCCGAGGGGGGAGGGCTGGGCTCCTACGGGGCGCACATCCTTGAACCGCAGGAGATCGCGGACCTCGTCGGAGAGCTGAAGGCCCGGACCAGCCGCCCGTTCGCGGTCAACCTCTGGGTCCCCCATCCGGACGAGGCCGGACCGTGGCCGGACGCCGCCGAACTGGCCCCGCACATCCGGCGGCTGCGCCCGTACTACGACGAACTCGGGCTACCCGCGGTGGCGGTCGAGGACGTCACGCCGGGGCCGGACTTCGACGCCCAGGTGGACGCGCTGCTCGCGGCAGCGCCCCCGGTCATCAGCTTCGTGATGGGCCTACCGCCCCGAAGGGTGATGGACGAGGCCCGCCGCCGCGGCATCGCGGTGATCGGCACGGCGACCACCGTGGACGAGGCCGTTGCACTGGAGCGCGCCGGCGTCGACGCCGTCGTGGCCTCCGGCGCCGATGCCGGCGGCCACCGGGGCGCCTTCCTGCGGCCGGTACGGGAGTCGCTCGTGGGGACGTTCTCGCTCGTGCCCCAGGTAGCCGACGCCGTGAGCGTCCCCGTCATCGCCGCCGGCGGGATCGCCGACGGCAGGGGGATGGCCGCGGCGCTCACCCTGGGCGCCGACGCTGTCCAGATCGGCACCGCCTTCCTCGCCACCCGCGAGTCAGGGGCGAGCGAAGCCCACAAAAGGGCACTCGGCTCCCCCGAGGCCCGCACCACCGTTCTCACGCGTCTCTTCACGGGCCGGACCGCCCGAGGAATCGTGAACCGGTTCGTCCGTGACATGGCCCCGTACGAGGAGACCGTGCCCGCGTACCCCGTGCAGAGCGCACTGATGCAGTCCGTCCGTCGTGAAGCCGGTGCCCAAGGGCGGGAGGATCTCAGCAGCCTGTGGGCCGGCCAGGCCGCGGCACTCGCCGGCGGCGCATGTGGCGCGCGTGACTACCTCAGCTTGCTCATGGACGACTTCCGGGCACGGGGAGGTCAGGGAGCCTGA
- a CDS encoding flavodoxin family protein: protein MPVPISVVIAYHSGYGHTARQAAAVAEGAAAVPGVLADLRDVSTLDEGLWAALAEAEAIVFGSPTYMGATSAVFQRFVEASAPVWAARGWQGKLAAGFTNSAGVNGNKDNALLSMTVLAAQHGMNWVPLGLMPGWIYSSGGSPEDLNRLGSFVGAMAQSPSDLGPEEAPTEADLRTARHLGEHVARTALQFVHGRQAADALAVAA from the coding sequence ATGCCTGTACCCATCTCTGTCGTCATCGCCTACCACAGTGGATACGGGCATACGGCCCGGCAGGCGGCGGCCGTGGCGGAGGGCGCCGCGGCGGTGCCCGGCGTCCTGGCCGATCTGCGGGACGTCTCCACGCTCGACGAGGGCCTGTGGGCGGCTCTGGCGGAGGCGGAGGCGATCGTCTTCGGTTCCCCCACATACATGGGCGCCACCTCGGCCGTGTTCCAGCGCTTCGTGGAGGCCAGTGCCCCTGTCTGGGCCGCGCGCGGCTGGCAGGGCAAGCTCGCCGCCGGGTTCACCAACTCGGCGGGGGTGAACGGCAACAAGGACAACGCGCTGCTGTCCATGACGGTCCTTGCGGCGCAGCATGGCATGAACTGGGTTCCGCTCGGCCTGATGCCCGGCTGGATCTACAGCTCCGGTGGCAGCCCCGAGGACCTGAACCGGCTGGGCTCGTTCGTGGGAGCCATGGCGCAGTCGCCCTCCGACCTCGGTCCGGAGGAGGCGCCCACGGAGGCGGATCTGCGGACCGCGCGGCACCTCGGCGAGCATGTCGCCCGGACGGCGCTGCAGTTCGTGCACGGCCGCCAGGCCGCCGACGCTCTGGCGGTGGCGGCGTGA
- a CDS encoding CBS domain-containing protein, whose protein sequence is MNQKPSTEELLALKGTEVPLGELLDLFGVRVRRPWNVHEIAEALTDAGLATLPDFATCAPGERVQVVPFATAVQSEPEADEADTAERDPLPSAALPQRLRIGDLPSARGGVRCVSLTTELSQATYLMRQRGYAQIPVTTGMTTIHGVITWRSLALMYERGKESSLENAMQQESLPLADARQEFFACLPMLSEHGYLLVRGEDGSLSGIVTQAHVVGRFESAARPFFLLGEIESLLRRWLGSRLTEEAIKAVQTNKKPEHRSGRVEDLTFGDYVYLLNGEQKKQAMAQQADLNWAALRCESLDRGQFVRHLQRVKDVRNRIAHFDAEPMPLESMRELTAFTTLLRDYAG, encoded by the coding sequence GTGAACCAGAAGCCGAGCACCGAAGAACTCCTGGCGCTCAAGGGCACAGAGGTACCCCTCGGGGAGCTGCTGGACCTGTTCGGCGTCCGGGTGCGCCGACCGTGGAACGTGCACGAGATCGCGGAAGCACTGACCGATGCGGGGCTCGCCACCCTGCCGGACTTCGCCACCTGCGCTCCGGGCGAGCGTGTTCAGGTCGTCCCGTTCGCCACGGCCGTGCAATCCGAGCCCGAGGCCGACGAAGCCGACACCGCGGAGCGGGATCCGCTCCCGTCGGCCGCGCTGCCCCAGCGGCTCCGCATCGGTGACCTGCCGTCCGCCCGTGGCGGGGTGCGGTGCGTGTCCCTCACCACGGAGCTGTCCCAGGCGACGTACCTGATGCGCCAGCGAGGCTATGCACAGATACCGGTCACGACGGGCATGACAACGATCCACGGCGTCATCACGTGGCGCTCACTGGCTCTCATGTACGAGCGGGGGAAGGAGAGCAGCCTGGAGAACGCCATGCAGCAGGAGTCGCTGCCGCTGGCCGATGCGCGGCAGGAGTTCTTCGCGTGCCTGCCCATGCTGTCGGAGCACGGCTACCTCCTGGTCCGCGGCGAGGACGGAAGCCTGTCCGGCATCGTGACGCAGGCCCACGTGGTCGGCCGCTTCGAGAGCGCTGCCCGGCCCTTCTTCCTCCTCGGCGAGATCGAATCCCTCCTGCGCCGGTGGCTGGGATCCAGGCTCACCGAGGAGGCGATCAAGGCTGTCCAGACGAACAAGAAGCCGGAGCACCGCTCGGGCAGGGTCGAGGACCTGACGTTCGGCGACTACGTCTACCTCCTCAACGGCGAGCAGAAGAAGCAGGCGATGGCCCAGCAGGCGGACCTCAACTGGGCCGCGCTCCGGTGTGAGTCCCTGGACCGCGGCCAGTTCGTCCGCCATCTGCAACGGGTGAAGGACGTGCGGAACCGCATCGCTCATTTCGACGCGGAACCTATGCCCCTCGAGTCGATGCGAGAGCTGACGGCCTTCACCACCCTGCTGCGTGACTACGCCGGCTGA
- a CDS encoding GmrSD restriction endonuclease domain-containing protein, with product MAGLDNVKLKALLADVASGSLQLPDFQRDWKWDDDRIRAIIATVTLDYPLGVVMTLETGGDSPFRARALTGAQVADEVAPSLLLLDGQQRLTSLFQALFQDSPVETTDARGNPVRRWYYVDVKNAIGSPADRDEAIVSVPEDKVQRSNFARSVVHDLTTAEGECAAGLFPLSIVFDTAKVNAWRRAYEKMDDGHFDRWSRFEEQVLEPVRSFQVPMIKLAASTSMDAVCAVFERVNTGGVPLNVFELLTATYAGDRAYRERTGDYYQLPQVWRAIKEDLAGRHPVFGRLEAGIDDGLSSSDFLQAVALVRTWSRKQDGQGTGVSCKRRDLLELPLADFESLAPRLAQAFTWAGAFLERQCIVRAAELPYRTQLVPLAAVRAILGEATDRLGAEDMITQWYWCGVLGEMYGGSTETRFTRDVEQLVAWVRREGPAPETVTDAYFFPERLDTLTTRNSAAYKGIYALLIKQGAVDWHYTDAPLKPSLMDEYGVDVRHIFPRAWVRRNQDGAKSSPANSIVNKTPLSLRAAQALTGAPGSYLDSLAAASDMRREWFDDVIATHLIDPYFLRNNDYEAFYAARAKQLEDMVYAAMGKRTILRDMTDGKAVK from the coding sequence GTGGCAGGACTCGACAATGTGAAACTCAAGGCGCTCCTGGCGGATGTGGCGTCAGGCTCGCTTCAACTGCCCGACTTCCAGAGGGACTGGAAGTGGGATGACGATCGAATTCGAGCCATTATTGCGACGGTGACGCTCGACTACCCCCTGGGCGTGGTGATGACGCTGGAGACAGGGGGTGACTCACCGTTCCGTGCCCGTGCCCTCACCGGCGCGCAGGTGGCGGACGAGGTGGCGCCCAGCCTGCTGCTCCTCGACGGACAGCAGCGTCTCACCTCGCTGTTCCAAGCCCTGTTCCAGGACAGCCCTGTCGAGACCACCGATGCGCGTGGCAACCCTGTCAGGCGCTGGTACTACGTGGACGTCAAGAACGCGATCGGCTCGCCCGCTGACCGCGACGAGGCCATCGTGTCCGTGCCGGAGGACAAGGTCCAGCGGTCCAACTTCGCCCGAAGCGTCGTCCACGACCTGACCACTGCCGAAGGCGAGTGCGCTGCCGGACTCTTCCCCCTGAGCATCGTCTTCGACACCGCGAAGGTGAATGCCTGGCGACGAGCGTACGAGAAGATGGACGACGGCCATTTCGACCGGTGGAGCCGCTTCGAGGAGCAGGTCCTGGAGCCCGTGCGCTCCTTCCAGGTACCCATGATCAAACTGGCTGCCTCGACCTCCATGGACGCGGTGTGCGCCGTCTTCGAGCGGGTGAACACGGGGGGTGTTCCCCTCAACGTGTTCGAGCTCCTGACGGCGACCTACGCCGGTGACCGGGCCTACCGCGAGCGGACCGGAGACTACTACCAGCTGCCGCAGGTCTGGCGGGCGATCAAGGAGGACCTGGCCGGCCGCCACCCTGTGTTCGGACGGCTCGAGGCGGGCATCGACGACGGGCTGAGCAGCAGCGATTTCCTGCAGGCCGTCGCACTGGTCCGCACGTGGTCCCGGAAGCAGGACGGCCAGGGCACCGGCGTCTCCTGCAAGCGCCGCGACCTCCTGGAGCTCCCCCTGGCGGACTTCGAGTCGCTCGCGCCCCGGCTTGCCCAGGCGTTCACCTGGGCCGGCGCCTTCCTCGAGAGGCAGTGCATCGTGCGCGCCGCCGAGCTGCCCTACCGCACCCAGCTGGTGCCTCTCGCCGCGGTCAGGGCCATCCTCGGGGAGGCCACCGACAGGCTCGGCGCGGAAGACATGATCACGCAGTGGTATTGGTGCGGCGTGCTCGGTGAGATGTACGGCGGCTCCACCGAGACCCGCTTCACACGGGACGTCGAACAGCTGGTGGCATGGGTCCGGCGCGAGGGGCCCGCACCGGAGACCGTCACCGACGCCTACTTCTTCCCGGAGCGGCTGGACACGCTCACCACGCGGAACAGCGCTGCCTACAAGGGCATCTATGCGCTGCTCATCAAGCAGGGCGCGGTGGACTGGCACTACACGGACGCGCCGCTGAAGCCCAGCCTGATGGACGAGTACGGTGTGGACGTCCGGCACATCTTCCCCCGGGCCTGGGTGCGCCGGAACCAGGACGGGGCCAAGTCGTCCCCCGCCAACTCCATCGTCAACAAGACACCGCTGTCCCTGCGTGCGGCTCAGGCCCTCACCGGCGCACCCGGTAGCTACCTCGACTCGCTCGCCGCTGCCTCCGACATGCGTCGTGAGTGGTTCGACGACGTCATCGCGACGCATCTGATCGATCCGTACTTCCTGAGGAACAACGACTACGAGGCGTTCTACGCGGCGCGGGCCAAGCAGCTCGAGGACATGGTGTACGCCGCCATGGGCAAGCGGACGATCCTGCGCGACATGACCGACGGCAAGGCGGTCAAGTGA
- a CDS encoding protein kinase domain-containing protein, translating to MLRSALRPLGPGDPREVSGYRLLARIGEGGMGSVYLTRTRGKQPVALKMIRREYAEEPEFRRRFAQEIHAAQHVRGYHLVPVLDHDADGPQPWLATAYVPGIALDEALDAFGPLPVQTVLRLVAGVARGLEAVHAAGVVHRDLKPGNVMLAADGPWVIDFGIARAADSTRLTRSGGVVGTPQFMSPEQGTGGHITPASDVFSLGLIAAVAATGLHPYGPGGALTIATQIANTAERPPDLSAYPDVLRPVLERTLAADPAARPTPGELRSWCERLTDGDPAGRLPEPWATAVADRERELGRWSAETPADGYVPTRLDAGPPPRVGGPGPTFPSAAPTPTSPQPAAPPTPLRPPGGKRTAAVIAAAAALTAAAGTAWILTGQDGSGAAAGSKPALSSPPTPGSGATADGGAQDEPASASYKLLFKDRPLQIGPPAMGSVISVDLDTPQVSPRGRIGDPSAEITYLVNVMTLRSPVAKSPGSSPEACRQAVASAPLPTAIPSTELTKDGTVNEGDRLCTVTSGGRLAMLRITGVTPSGVAFQPPAFTGEVTLWTIPAGSRP from the coding sequence CTGCTGCGGAGTGCGCTGCGGCCTCTGGGCCCCGGCGACCCTCGGGAGGTCTCCGGGTACCGCCTGCTCGCCCGGATAGGCGAGGGCGGCATGGGATCGGTCTACTTGACCCGCACGCGCGGCAAGCAGCCCGTCGCGCTGAAGATGATCCGCCGCGAGTACGCGGAGGAACCGGAGTTCCGTCGGCGTTTCGCACAGGAGATCCACGCGGCACAACACGTACGCGGCTACCACCTGGTGCCCGTGCTGGATCACGACGCGGACGGCCCGCAGCCCTGGCTGGCCACCGCGTACGTACCGGGGATTGCGCTGGACGAAGCCTTGGACGCGTTCGGGCCTCTGCCCGTGCAGACGGTCCTCCGCCTGGTGGCCGGGGTCGCACGGGGGCTGGAGGCCGTCCACGCCGCCGGTGTCGTCCACCGGGACCTGAAACCCGGCAACGTCATGCTGGCCGCGGACGGGCCGTGGGTCATCGATTTCGGCATCGCGCGGGCCGCCGACTCCACGCGCCTCACGCGCAGCGGCGGTGTGGTCGGCACACCGCAGTTCATGTCGCCCGAGCAGGGCACGGGCGGGCACATCACCCCGGCGAGCGACGTGTTCTCCCTGGGCCTGATCGCCGCGGTGGCCGCCACCGGGCTGCACCCGTACGGTCCGGGCGGCGCCCTGACCATCGCGACCCAGATCGCCAACACCGCCGAACGCCCGCCGGACCTCTCCGCATATCCTGACGTGCTGCGGCCGGTTCTGGAGCGCACGCTCGCCGCGGACCCCGCCGCCCGGCCGACACCCGGCGAACTGCGGTCCTGGTGCGAGCGGCTGACGGACGGCGACCCGGCCGGCCGGCTCCCGGAGCCGTGGGCCACCGCGGTGGCGGATCGGGAGCGTGAACTCGGCCGATGGTCTGCCGAGACGCCGGCTGACGGATACGTCCCCACGCGCCTCGATGCCGGACCGCCACCGCGCGTGGGCGGCCCGGGGCCGACATTCCCGAGCGCCGCACCCACCCCGACCTCGCCCCAGCCGGCCGCACCTCCTACCCCCCTTCGGCCACCCGGCGGCAAGCGGACGGCCGCGGTGATCGCGGCGGCGGCCGCCCTGACGGCCGCCGCCGGGACGGCCTGGATACTGACCGGCCAGGACGGCAGCGGGGCCGCCGCCGGCTCGAAGCCCGCCCTGAGCAGCCCTCCGACGCCCGGCTCCGGGGCGACGGCCGACGGCGGTGCGCAGGACGAGCCCGCTTCGGCGTCCTACAAGCTCCTCTTCAAGGACCGGCCCCTGCAGATCGGGCCACCGGCCATGGGGTCGGTGATCAGTGTCGACCTGGACACCCCGCAGGTTTCTCCGCGCGGCCGGATCGGCGACCCGTCGGCGGAGATCACATACCTGGTGAACGTCATGACGCTCCGGAGCCCGGTGGCGAAGTCCCCGGGGTCGTCGCCGGAGGCCTGCCGGCAGGCGGTGGCGAGCGCCCCTCTCCCGACCGCCATCCCGAGCACCGAGCTCACCAAGGACGGCACGGTCAACGAGGGCGACCGGCTGTGCACCGTCACCTCGGGGGGCAGGCTGGCGATGCTGCGCATCACGGGCGTCACACCGTCGGGAGTGGCCTTCCAGCCCCCCGCCTTCACCGGCGAAGTCACCCTGTGGACGATTCCCGCCGGCAGTCGGCCATAG
- the brxD gene encoding BREX system ATP-binding protein BrxD has protein sequence MSTAASSRPSPASAARRRAVIDALRRGAVPESGLDLLATGLDRFEAALDSELDTVASGSSVFKAVRGEYGSGKTFFTRWLGERAKRRGFALAEIQISETETPLHKLETVYRRLTERLTTTSFPPSALRPVVDSWYYTLEEDALADGADEEDLPQAVEKLLTARLAEVSRHAPSFATALRGYKSALAAGDEATAAAVLAWLGGQPHVAAAARRSAGVRGDLDHFGAFGFLQGLLTVLRDSGHNGLFVVLDEVETLQRVRSDARDKALNALRQLIDEVHSGRFPGLYLLITGTPAFYDGQQGVQRLAPLAQRLATDFTTDPRFDNPRAVQVRLPGFTQESLVGLGVTIRDLYAEGASSPERVRSLADDAYVADLARAVGGALGGRAGVAPRLFLKKLVGDVLDRVDQFEDFDPRRHYRLTVTTSELTDVERNHAAAGSADDIDLDM, from the coding sequence GTGAGTACCGCTGCTTCCTCCCGTCCCTCCCCGGCCAGCGCGGCGCGGCGCCGTGCGGTGATCGACGCCTTGCGCCGCGGCGCCGTTCCCGAAAGCGGGCTCGACCTCCTGGCCACCGGCCTGGACAGGTTCGAGGCAGCACTCGACTCCGAGCTCGACACGGTCGCCTCCGGTTCTTCGGTGTTCAAGGCTGTCCGCGGGGAGTACGGATCGGGCAAGACCTTCTTCACCCGATGGCTGGGTGAACGGGCCAAGCGCAGGGGTTTCGCGCTGGCCGAGATCCAGATCTCCGAGACGGAGACCCCCCTCCACAAGCTGGAGACCGTCTACCGGCGTCTGACCGAGCGGCTCACCACCACGAGCTTCCCCCCGAGCGCGCTCCGGCCGGTCGTGGACTCGTGGTACTACACCCTGGAAGAGGACGCCCTCGCGGACGGCGCCGACGAGGAAGACCTCCCGCAGGCGGTCGAGAAGCTGCTGACGGCACGACTGGCCGAGGTGTCGCGGCACGCGCCCTCGTTCGCCACGGCGCTGCGCGGTTACAAGTCAGCCCTGGCCGCAGGCGACGAGGCGACTGCAGCGGCCGTGCTGGCCTGGCTGGGTGGCCAGCCGCACGTGGCTGCGGCTGCGCGACGCTCTGCCGGAGTCCGCGGCGACCTCGATCATTTCGGGGCCTTCGGCTTCCTGCAAGGCCTCCTGACCGTACTGCGCGACTCCGGGCACAACGGCCTGTTCGTCGTCCTGGACGAGGTCGAGACCTTGCAGCGCGTCCGTTCGGACGCCCGGGACAAGGCGTTGAACGCCCTTCGGCAGCTCATCGACGAGGTGCACTCCGGCCGGTTCCCCGGCCTCTACCTCTTGATCACCGGAACTCCTGCGTTCTACGACGGGCAGCAGGGGGTTCAGCGGCTCGCTCCTCTCGCCCAGCGCCTCGCCACTGATTTCACCACCGACCCGCGCTTCGACAACCCTCGTGCGGTCCAAGTACGGCTGCCGGGCTTCACACAGGAGTCGCTGGTCGGCCTCGGAGTGACCATCCGGGACCTGTATGCGGAGGGTGCCTCCTCGCCGGAACGCGTGAGGTCACTCGCCGACGACGCGTACGTTGCCGACCTCGCGCGCGCGGTGGGCGGAGCCCTCGGGGGGAGGGCAGGGGTGGCGCCCCGGCTGTTCCTCAAGAAACTGGTCGGTGACGTGCTGGACCGCGTCGACCAGTTCGAGGACTTCGACCCGCGCCGGCACTATCGGCTGACCGTGACGACCAGCGAACTCACGGACGTGGAGCGCAATCACGCGGCAGCCGGCTCAGCCGACGACATCGACCTGGACATGTGA
- a CDS encoding ABATE domain-containing protein, with protein MSLKNLREMPWIGERPVLDLVNTVVVGAGREGGDVDLLGDPELLASWRGKACDRELAGLPLEDLVELRAPVRAALDAAARQDPLPGPARARLNALAARAPVTFRVDDAGRLAEQEAGGPVAAAVARQALVLAAGPEQARLRRCPAPSCGMFFLARRRDQAWCSIGCGNRARAARRAGGTG; from the coding sequence ATGTCCCTCAAGAACCTGCGTGAGATGCCGTGGATCGGCGAGCGGCCGGTCCTCGACCTGGTCAACACCGTTGTCGTGGGAGCCGGTCGCGAGGGAGGGGACGTCGACCTGCTGGGCGACCCGGAGCTGCTGGCGTCCTGGCGGGGGAAGGCGTGCGACCGGGAGCTCGCCGGCCTGCCCCTGGAGGATCTCGTCGAGCTGCGGGCCCCCGTCAGGGCCGCGCTGGACGCGGCGGCGCGGCAGGATCCGCTGCCGGGTCCGGCGAGGGCGCGGCTCAACGCGTTGGCCGCGCGGGCCCCCGTGACGTTCCGGGTCGACGACGCAGGCCGCCTCGCGGAGCAGGAGGCCGGCGGGCCGGTCGCGGCGGCCGTCGCCAGGCAGGCGCTGGTGCTGGCCGCCGGGCCGGAGCAGGCGCGGTTGCGCCGGTGCCCGGCGCCGAGCTGCGGGATGTTCTTCCTCGCCCGCAGGCGGGATCAGGCATGGTGTTCGATCGGGTGCGGCAACAGGGCGCGTGCCGCCCGCCGGGCGGGCGGCACGGGCTGA